From Labilithrix sp., a single genomic window includes:
- a CDS encoding pyridoxal phosphate-dependent aminotransferase: MSARGLSRAAARIQPPVFSALQARIDELTARGLELIPLQIGDTHVAPPGAATRALAALAPDDASLHRYGPTAGTAELRAAIAKRAGGGYDAASEVLVGNGGTHALFCAARAVLDEGDEVIVASPYWPLAPGIFSSCGAHPVEAPLTQRLYEDPTLDPTAVFASKLSAKTKALYLISPNNPDGKVLSAAQLARIADFACAHDLWVFSDEVYADVAYEAAPPSIATLPGMRERTVVLHSLSKSHALAGIRVGFCLAPAPVVALGRRVSTHSAFNVSVAMQRAAVAALEEDAFPASACATYRSVRDECARALAETPLRFHVPEGATYFFLDFGTPALPVLERAATRGVLLAPGHAFGSYERFARLCFTAAPRAKVLDGIARLAAALT, encoded by the coding sequence GTGTCTGCGCGCGGACTCTCCCGCGCGGCGGCGCGCATCCAGCCGCCGGTCTTCTCCGCGCTCCAGGCGCGCATCGACGAGCTCACCGCGCGCGGCCTCGAGCTGATCCCGCTCCAGATCGGCGACACCCACGTCGCGCCGCCGGGCGCGGCGACGCGCGCGCTCGCGGCGCTCGCGCCGGACGACGCCTCGCTCCATCGCTACGGCCCCACCGCCGGCACCGCCGAGCTCCGCGCCGCGATCGCGAAGCGGGCGGGCGGGGGCTACGACGCGGCGAGCGAGGTCCTCGTCGGCAACGGCGGCACGCACGCGCTCTTCTGCGCGGCGCGCGCGGTGCTCGACGAAGGCGACGAGGTCATCGTGGCGTCGCCGTACTGGCCGCTCGCGCCCGGCATCTTCTCGTCGTGCGGCGCGCACCCCGTCGAGGCTCCGCTCACGCAGCGCCTCTACGAAGACCCTACCCTCGATCCGACCGCGGTCTTCGCGTCGAAGCTGAGCGCGAAGACGAAGGCGCTCTACCTCATCTCGCCGAACAACCCGGACGGGAAGGTGCTCTCCGCAGCGCAGCTCGCTCGCATCGCCGACTTCGCATGCGCGCACGACCTCTGGGTCTTCAGCGACGAGGTCTACGCCGACGTCGCGTACGAGGCCGCGCCGCCTTCGATCGCCACGCTCCCCGGCATGCGCGAGCGCACGGTCGTCTTGCACTCGCTCTCGAAGAGCCACGCCCTCGCGGGGATCCGCGTCGGCTTCTGCCTCGCGCCGGCGCCGGTCGTCGCGCTCGGCCGTCGCGTCTCCACCCACTCCGCGTTCAACGTGTCGGTCGCGATGCAGCGCGCCGCCGTCGCCGCGCTCGAGGAGGACGCGTTCCCCGCGTCCGCGTGCGCGACCTACCGCAGCGTGCGCGACGAGTGCGCGCGCGCGCTCGCGGAGACGCCGCTCCGCTTCCACGTCCCCGAGGGCGCGACGTACTTCTTCCTCGACTTCGGTACGCCCGCGCTCCCGGTGCTGGAGCGCGCGGCCACGCGCGGCGTCCTCCTCGCGCCGGGGCACGCCTTCGGCAGCTACGAGCGCTTCGCGCGCCTCTGCTTCACCGCGGCGCCGCGGGCGAAGGTGCTCGACGGCATCGCGCGCCTCGCCGCGGCGCTCACTTGA
- a CDS encoding OmpA family protein, translating into MSPGLPRARAPRRLACGVALLVALSSCAAGPVTRAKLAGLDAVVKKAETNGAVRCAPRELALAKSHIGFARLRLDQGRLSDAQGHIYVAESNAHAAVELSPSDRCANDEPNYAREGDRDGDGIADGFDSCPDQRETYNGYEDIDGCPDDPDTDKDGIPDSKDSCPLEPEDKDGYLDEDGCPDLDNDADGIPDDKDKCPNEPEDPDGFQDDDGCPDPDNDNDTVPDVDDACPNTPGQPNAARPGCPALVVVTAKEIRITQQIQFDTAKATIKPVSFPILDAVYDVLAANPKITIEVQGHTDNVGAAAMNLKLSQQRSDSVKAYLVKKGLADSRLVAKGYGMSQPLVPNDTAANKALNRRVQFVRTEGSSP; encoded by the coding sequence GTGAGCCCCGGCCTTCCTCGTGCCCGCGCGCCTCGCCGCCTCGCGTGCGGTGTCGCGCTCCTCGTCGCGCTCTCGTCGTGCGCGGCGGGGCCCGTCACGCGCGCCAAGCTCGCGGGGCTCGACGCGGTCGTGAAGAAGGCCGAGACGAACGGCGCGGTGCGGTGCGCTCCGCGCGAGCTCGCGCTGGCGAAATCGCACATCGGCTTCGCGCGCCTCCGCCTCGATCAAGGTCGCTTGAGCGACGCGCAGGGCCACATCTACGTCGCGGAGTCGAACGCGCACGCGGCGGTGGAGCTGTCGCCCTCCGATCGCTGCGCGAACGACGAGCCGAACTACGCGCGCGAGGGCGATCGCGACGGCGACGGCATCGCCGACGGGTTCGACTCGTGCCCCGATCAGCGCGAGACCTACAACGGCTACGAGGACATCGACGGCTGCCCGGACGATCCCGACACCGACAAGGACGGCATCCCCGACTCCAAGGACTCGTGCCCGCTCGAGCCGGAGGACAAGGACGGCTACCTCGACGAGGACGGCTGCCCCGACCTCGACAACGACGCCGACGGCATCCCCGACGACAAGGACAAGTGCCCGAACGAGCCGGAGGATCCCGACGGCTTCCAGGACGACGACGGCTGCCCGGATCCGGACAACGACAACGACACCGTGCCCGACGTCGACGACGCGTGCCCCAACACCCCGGGCCAGCCCAACGCCGCGCGCCCCGGCTGCCCGGCCCTCGTCGTCGTCACCGCGAAGGAGATCCGGATCACGCAGCAGATCCAGTTCGACACCGCGAAGGCGACGATCAAGCCGGTGAGCTTCCCGATCCTCGACGCGGTCTACGACGTGCTCGCGGCGAACCCGAAGATCACGATCGAGGTCCAGGGCCACACCGACAACGTCGGCGCGGCCGCGATGAACCTGAAGCTCTCGCAGCAGCGCTCCGACTCCGTGAAGGCGTACCTCGTGAAGAAGGGCCTCGCCGACAGCCGCCTCGTCGCGAAGGGCTACGGCATGTCCCAGCCCCTCGTCCCGAACGACACCGCCGCGAACAAAGCCCTGAACAGGCGTGTCCAGTTCGTACGAACCGAGGGCAGTTCGCCGTAG
- a CDS encoding DUF4398 domain-containing protein yields MRLSIGALALTALSGCGSVYYAINVNAAEAKLEQAREMGAEKAAPYEYYYAKEHLHEARVHASEASYGDAANLAETAETYAQKAIDKISSGKRGGDDPDKADKDKDESNGWEN; encoded by the coding sequence ATGCGGCTCTCGATCGGTGCTCTTGCGTTGACTGCGCTCTCCGGGTGCGGGAGCGTCTACTACGCGATCAACGTGAACGCCGCGGAGGCGAAGCTCGAGCAGGCGCGCGAGATGGGGGCGGAGAAGGCCGCGCCGTACGAGTACTACTACGCGAAGGAGCACCTCCACGAGGCGCGCGTCCACGCGTCGGAGGCGAGCTACGGCGACGCGGCGAACCTCGCCGAGACGGCGGAGACCTACGCGCAGAAGGCGATCGACAAGATCTCGAGCGGCAAGCGCGGCGGCGACGATCCCGACAAGGCCGACAAGGACAAAGACGAGAGCAACGGCTGGGAGAACTGA
- the lexA gene encoding transcriptional repressor LexA: MQGLTERQQMVLDFIRQSIADRGYPPTLREIGAKMGIRSTNGVNDHLRALERKGYLTREDMKSRALRPTAHANSNAEVPAEEEEERGSGSVEIGRDVPIGRAVGVGSGVAANDDDDVIEVAVLGRVAAGLPLFAEEQVIDTVRVDRGLLKGGREVFGLRIHGDSMIEAGIFNGDYIFVRKQLEAKRGEIVVALIGDEATVKYYYPEKDYVRFQPANKTMAPILVRAMDFKPTMLLGVVVGVFRKL, translated from the coding sequence GTGCAAGGTCTCACCGAGCGGCAGCAAATGGTCCTCGACTTCATTCGACAGTCGATCGCCGACCGCGGCTATCCGCCGACGCTCCGCGAGATCGGCGCGAAGATGGGGATTCGTTCGACGAACGGCGTCAACGATCACCTCCGCGCGCTCGAGCGCAAAGGCTACCTCACGCGCGAAGACATGAAGTCTCGCGCGCTGCGACCCACCGCACACGCGAACAGTAACGCCGAGGTCCCGGCCGAAGAAGAAGAGGAGCGCGGCTCCGGCTCGGTCGAGATCGGTCGCGACGTCCCGATCGGCCGCGCCGTCGGCGTCGGCAGCGGCGTCGCGGCGAACGACGACGACGACGTGATCGAGGTCGCCGTGCTCGGGCGCGTCGCCGCAGGTCTCCCGCTCTTCGCGGAGGAGCAGGTCATCGACACGGTGCGGGTCGATCGCGGCCTCCTCAAGGGCGGCCGGGAGGTCTTCGGCCTCCGCATCCACGGCGACTCGATGATCGAGGCCGGCATCTTCAACGGCGACTACATCTTCGTCCGGAAGCAGCTCGAGGCGAAGCGCGGCGAGATCGTCGTCGCGCTCATCGGCGACGAAGCGACGGTGAAGTACTACTACCCCGAGAAGGACTACGTCCGCTTCCAGCCCGCCAACAAGACCATGGCCCCCATCCTCGTCCGCGCCATGGACTTCAAACCGACGATGCTGCTCGGCGTCGTCGTTGGCGTCTTCCGCAAGCTTTGA
- a CDS encoding family 43 glycosylhydrolase yields the protein MPRLALLTFLGLVACSSPELDGTTSDSFRADRLPPSRSKDAAASAEPTADAGVAIAADDDEPIPNPVIPAAQGGVADPGVMRDVDGRYYMVSTGGSAGIYPIRVSGDLVRWQHVGYVFPRGSEPSWYDGAPWAPELHRVGARYVVFFTAKSKTTGKMALGVATSDAPTGPFVDRGKPILAESPIGAIDSHYFRDPNDGRHYMLWKQESNGLPPAGTPLFLQELAADGLSLVGKRVELLRNDLPWEANLVEGAWMIARDGWYYLFYSGNAFFDHRYATGVARSRSPRGPFEKHGAPILASTADDCWQGPGHGSIVEGPDGADWYVFHAWEKGRVGGGSPRLGLADRVTWKDGWPSINDGRPSPGSCGAR from the coding sequence ATGCCTCGACTCGCTCTCCTCACGTTCCTCGGTCTCGTCGCGTGTTCGTCTCCGGAGCTCGACGGGACGACGAGCGATTCCTTCCGCGCCGATCGCCTCCCGCCCAGCCGCAGCAAGGACGCCGCCGCGAGCGCAGAGCCGACGGCGGACGCCGGCGTCGCCATCGCCGCGGACGACGACGAGCCGATCCCGAACCCCGTCATCCCCGCGGCGCAAGGCGGCGTCGCGGACCCCGGCGTCATGCGCGACGTCGACGGTCGCTACTACATGGTCAGCACCGGCGGCAGCGCAGGCATCTACCCCATTCGCGTCAGCGGCGACCTCGTGCGCTGGCAGCACGTCGGCTACGTGTTCCCGCGCGGGAGCGAGCCGTCCTGGTACGACGGCGCGCCGTGGGCGCCGGAGCTCCATCGCGTCGGCGCCAGGTACGTCGTCTTCTTCACCGCGAAGTCGAAGACCACCGGCAAGATGGCGCTCGGCGTCGCGACGAGCGATGCGCCGACCGGTCCGTTCGTCGATCGCGGGAAGCCGATCCTCGCGGAGTCGCCGATCGGCGCGATCGACTCGCACTACTTCCGCGATCCGAACGACGGCCGCCACTACATGCTCTGGAAGCAGGAGAGCAACGGCCTCCCCCCGGCGGGGACGCCGCTCTTCCTCCAGGAGCTCGCGGCGGACGGCCTCTCGCTCGTGGGCAAGCGCGTCGAGCTCCTTCGCAACGACCTGCCGTGGGAGGCGAACCTCGTCGAGGGCGCGTGGATGATCGCGCGGGACGGCTGGTACTACCTCTTCTACAGCGGGAACGCGTTCTTCGATCATCGCTACGCGACCGGCGTGGCGCGATCGCGCAGCCCGCGAGGTCCGTTCGAGAAGCACGGCGCGCCGATCCTCGCGAGCACGGCCGACGACTGCTGGCAGGGTCCGGGCCACGGCTCGATCGTCGAGGGCCCCGACGGCGCCGACTGGTACGTGTTCCACGCCTGGGAGAAGGGGCGGGTGGGCGGCGGCAGCCCGCGCCTCGGCCTCGCCGATCGGGTGACATGGAAGGACGGCTGGCCCTCGATCAACGACGGTCGACCGAGCCCGGGGAGCTGCGGCGCCCGATAA
- a CDS encoding cyclic nucleotide-binding domain-containing protein produces MTEEQHAYGSRLFQYGDPGDKLYIILEGKVRISREVGGMGEEALAVLGPGEVFGEMSLLDESPRSAGALAHERCRLLVITKDAFDDLLFLHKDLAYEVLWSCVRMLASRLRETNDKLTFLSTTGRF; encoded by the coding sequence ATGACGGAGGAGCAGCACGCGTACGGCTCGCGCCTCTTCCAGTACGGCGACCCCGGCGACAAGCTGTACATCATCCTCGAAGGCAAGGTCCGCATCTCGCGCGAGGTCGGCGGCATGGGCGAGGAGGCGCTCGCGGTGCTCGGCCCGGGCGAGGTCTTCGGCGAGATGTCGCTCCTCGACGAGTCGCCGCGCTCCGCCGGCGCGCTCGCGCACGAGCGCTGCCGCCTCCTCGTCATCACGAAAGACGCGTTCGACGATCTCCTCTTCCTCCACAAGGACCTCGCCTACGAGGTCCTCTGGAGCTGCGTCCGCATGCTCGCGTCGCGCCTCCGCGAGACGAACGACAAGCTCACGTTCCTCTCGACGACCGGCCGCTTCTGA
- the trxB gene encoding thioredoxin-disulfide reductase, giving the protein MSETRKVIIIGSGPAGHTAGIYAARANLKPLMFEGLARGGIPGGQLMITNDVENYPGFPEKVAGPDLMKRFRDQGIHQGVEIRTEDVNKVDFSKQGQFKVWAGDDDKEWTAETIVIATGAQAKWLGIPSETALQGKGVSACAVCDGAFFRKQPVMVVGGGDTAMEEAMYLSGLCSKVTLVHRREEFRASKAMQDRVFKNDKIQILYNTEVDEILDVSKGEVTGVRVLNNKTKEKMVVDVTGFFVAIGHTPNTDLFKGILDLHDNGYIKTKPGTTQTSLPGIFAAGDVQDFVYRQAVTAAGTGCMAALEAERWLAANGAH; this is encoded by the coding sequence ATGAGCGAGACGCGGAAGGTCATCATCATCGGCTCCGGCCCGGCCGGACACACCGCCGGCATCTATGCGGCGCGCGCCAACTTGAAGCCGCTGATGTTCGAGGGGCTCGCCCGCGGCGGCATCCCCGGCGGGCAGCTGATGATCACGAACGATGTCGAGAACTATCCCGGTTTCCCCGAAAAAGTCGCTGGGCCGGATCTCATGAAGCGCTTCCGCGATCAAGGCATCCACCAGGGCGTCGAGATCCGCACCGAGGACGTGAACAAGGTCGACTTCTCGAAGCAGGGTCAGTTCAAGGTCTGGGCCGGCGACGACGACAAGGAGTGGACCGCGGAGACCATCGTCATCGCGACCGGCGCGCAGGCGAAGTGGCTCGGCATCCCGAGCGAGACCGCGCTCCAGGGCAAGGGCGTCAGCGCGTGCGCGGTCTGCGACGGCGCGTTCTTCCGCAAGCAGCCGGTCATGGTCGTCGGCGGCGGCGACACAGCGATGGAAGAGGCGATGTACCTCTCCGGCCTCTGCTCGAAGGTCACGCTCGTGCATCGCCGCGAGGAGTTCCGCGCGTCGAAGGCGATGCAGGACCGCGTCTTCAAGAACGACAAGATCCAGATCCTCTACAACACCGAGGTCGACGAGATCCTCGACGTGTCGAAGGGCGAGGTCACCGGCGTCCGCGTCCTCAACAACAAGACGAAGGAGAAGATGGTCGTCGACGTGACGGGCTTCTTCGTCGCGATCGGCCACACCCCGAACACCGACCTCTTCAAGGGGATCCTCGATCTCCACGACAACGGCTACATCAAGACGAAGCCGGGCACGACGCAGACCTCGCTCCCCGGCATCTTCGCCGCGGGCGACGTGCAGGACTTCGTGTACCGCCAGGCGGTCACGGCCGCCGGCACCGGCTGCATGGCGGCGCTCGAAGCGGAGCGCTGGCTCGCCGCGAACGGCGCGCACTGA